From a single Pelmatolapia mariae isolate MD_Pm_ZW linkage group LG20, Pm_UMD_F_2, whole genome shotgun sequence genomic region:
- the LOC134618402 gene encoding dual specificity protein phosphatase 7-like produces the protein MSNVTPSKSVEWLQLELESGGTSLLLLDCRSHELYESSHIETAINLAIPGLMLRRFRKGNIPIRAIIPNHEDKEKFMRRCKTDTVLLYDECSVGWQDSGTPSSVLGLLLQKLWEDGCTAYYLEGGFVKFHTEYPEHCETLLDSSCPSSSPPVSVLGFGNLRISSDCSDGESDREPTSATESEESPIPSNQPAFPVQILPYLYLGCAKDSTNLDVLGQYNIKYILNVTPNLPNMFEHDGHFRYKQIPISDHWSQNLSQFFPEAISFIDEARSKQCGILVHCLAGISRSVTVTVAYLMQRLHLSLNDAYDFVKRKKSNISPNFNFMGQLLDFERTLGLHSPCDNCSTNQEQLFFTTPTNHNVFQLDTLEST, from the exons ATGTCTAATGTGACGCCGAGTAAAAGCGTGGAATGGCTGCAACTCGAGTTAGAGTCCGGGGGcacttctctcctcctgctggaCTGTCGTTCACATGAGCTTTATGAATCATCCCATATAGAGACCGCCATAAACCTGGCCATTCCGGGGCTGATGCTCCGGAGGTTCAGAAAGGGAAACATACCTATCCGGGCTATCATTCCCAACCACGAGGATAAGGAGAAGTTCATGAGACGGTGCAAGACGGACACGGTCCTCCTGTACGATGAGTGCTCCGTGGGCTGGCAGGACAGCGGGACTCCGTCGTCGGTTCTGGGTCTGCTTCTTCAGAAACTGTGGGAAGACGGCTGTACAGCGTATTATCTGGAAG GTGGGTTTGTAAAGTTCCACACGGAGTACCCAGAGCACTGTGAGACCCTCTTGGACAGCTCCTGTCCCAGCTCCTCACCGCCAGTGTCTGTTCTGGGCTTCGGAAATCTCAGAATCAGCTCCGATTGTTCCGATGGGGAGTCTGATCGCGAGCCTACCAGTGCCACAGAGTCCGAGGAGAGCCCCATTCCGAGTAATCAGCCTGCCTTCCCTGTCCAAATCCTACCCTACCTTTATCTGGGCTGTGCCAAAGACTCCACTAACCTAGATGTGCTGGGCCAGTACAACATCAAGTACATCTTGAATGTCACACCCAATCTCCCCAACATGTTTGAGCATGATGGACACTTCAGGTACAAACAGATCCCCATTTCGGACCACTGGAGTCAGAACTTGTCCCAGTTCTTTCCAGAGGCAATATCATTTATAG ACGAGGCTAGGTCAAAGCAATGTGGCATCCTGGTCCACTGCCTGGCCGGCATCAGCCGCTCAGTCACCGTCACTGTGGCCTACCTGATGCAgagactccacctctctctgAATGATGCTTACGACTTTGTCAAGAGGAAGAAGTCTAACATTTCGCCAAACTTCAACTTCATGGGTCAGCTCTTGGACTTTGAGAGAACTCTGGGGCTGCACAGTCCCTGTGACAACTGTTCTACCAACCAGGAGCAGCTCTTTTTCACCACACCAACCAATCACAATGTCTTTCAGCTAGATACGCTGGAGTCGACATGA